The following is a genomic window from Coriobacteriaceae bacterium.
CGTTCAAGACGTTCTCGGAGACCAACGGCCTCATGGGCACCAACGACGAGCTGATCACGTTCCACGGCCTTCGCCACACGTTCGCAACGCAGTGGATCCGCCAAGGCGGCGATATCAAGGCGCTCCAATCGATCCTCGGCCACAAGGACGCCATGGCGACGCTCAACGTCTACGCCGACATCGAGCCCATCTCCAAAATCCATAACATGCTGCGCGCCACGCCGTGCCTTTGGCGCGGGCACCTCGGGCCGAGAGTCGATCCGGGTCCCATGTTCCAGCAGAGGATCCAGGAGTCCATCGAGACGCTCCAGGCGTTCGGCTACGGCATCACCGAGCCGGACGACCGAAATATCGCCATACGCGACGTGAAGACGAACAGTTGGCTCTAGCTCACCGAGTACGCGGCAGTGCTGGGCCCATCCCAACTGAGGTCACGGTGGTCCGATAGGGGCGCCGCCCGCGGCATGCGCCGCGGAGCGGTATCCCCTACCGAAGGGCGGGGATGCCCTCCGCTTCCAGTTCGGAATCAGCCGTCGGAGGCGTTCGGCTGACTGCGGGAACGGCCTGTCCGCTCAATGTGTTCGGCTGAGATCGGAAATCAACCCAACACGAGCCGGACACGCGCCAGACGGCTCTTCCCCGTGCGGCCTTCCCCCTTACGCTCATGTTGCAGGCATGTAACGCCGCAGCGAGCGCGCCTTTTTTTGCGCCAGACAGGTACAATGATGAACACTGTACCGTAGCGGAGCGCCCCGCGCGCGCCGCAATCACGCGAAAGGGTTTCCCATGGCCGAGATCTCGTCCTCCCGTATCGTCATCACCGTCCTTGGCA
Proteins encoded in this region:
- a CDS encoding site-specific integrase, with product MHTGMRIGEVCGLRWCDVDFETGLISIRHSVAYAKGMGSFIKDTKTHDARGIPIDPVGLLPFLKETHEIDCGKLRLRGLTGAVEIGDCYILSEPGATFATTSYIRRAFKTFSETNGLMGTNDELITFHGLRHTFATQWIRQGGDIKALQSILGHKDAMATLNVYADIEPISKIHNMLRATPCLWRGHLGPRVDPGPMFQQRIQESIETLQAFGYGITEPDDRNIAIRDVKTNSWL